In one window of Bradyrhizobium diazoefficiens DNA:
- a CDS encoding TRAP transporter large permease, producing the protein MSVFGIGIAYGLATLLVMFSGMPIAFALGAVAVVFMGIYMPAASLDTVTQNVYEEMASITLLSIPLFILKGAAIGKSRAGQDLYSALHAWLHRVPGGLGVANVFACALFAAMAGSSPATCSAIGSAGIPEMRKRGYSGGFAAGIIAAGGTLGILLPPSITMILFAVAAEKSLGRLFLAGIGPGLLLVSLFGGYAVIRFRQEYAAAEAAYKNGGPEAAILARDEYTLAERFSVLPRVLPFVLLLTGVMAALYGGYATPSETAGLGGLLALALIAAIYGVWRPSDLGPIMKSTIRESTMLMMIIGMSLLYSYVMSYLHISQSAAESVVAMHLPRWGLLFAILVMVVVLGFFLPPVSIILMTAPIILPPLRAANFDIIWFGVVMTIVMEMGLIHPPVGLNIFVIRNVAPDISLSEVIWGTLPFVLLMMAAVLLLCLVPGISTALPDLVMGPDGSR; encoded by the coding sequence ATGAGCGTGTTCGGTATCGGTATCGCCTACGGGCTTGCCACGCTGCTCGTGATGTTCTCGGGTATGCCGATTGCGTTCGCGCTCGGCGCGGTCGCGGTCGTGTTCATGGGCATCTACATGCCCGCGGCGTCGCTCGATACGGTGACGCAGAACGTCTATGAGGAGATGGCCTCGATCACGCTGCTGTCGATCCCGCTGTTCATCCTGAAGGGCGCGGCGATCGGCAAGTCGCGCGCCGGCCAGGACCTCTATTCGGCGCTGCACGCCTGGCTGCACCGTGTGCCCGGCGGCTTGGGGGTCGCCAACGTGTTCGCCTGCGCGCTGTTTGCGGCAATGGCGGGCTCCTCGCCCGCGACCTGCTCGGCGATCGGCTCGGCCGGCATCCCCGAGATGCGCAAGCGCGGCTATTCCGGCGGCTTTGCCGCAGGGATCATCGCCGCCGGCGGCACGCTCGGCATTTTGCTGCCGCCCTCGATCACCATGATCTTGTTTGCCGTCGCGGCCGAAAAATCGCTCGGACGCCTGTTCCTCGCCGGCATCGGGCCCGGCCTGCTGCTGGTCTCGCTGTTCGGCGGTTATGCCGTGATCCGCTTTCGTCAGGAATATGCGGCGGCCGAGGCCGCCTACAAGAACGGCGGCCCTGAAGCGGCGATCCTCGCCCGCGACGAATATACGCTCGCAGAGCGCTTCAGCGTGCTGCCGCGCGTGCTCCCCTTCGTGCTGCTGCTCACCGGCGTCATGGCCGCGCTCTATGGCGGCTATGCCACACCGTCGGAGACGGCCGGCCTCGGCGGTCTTCTCGCATTGGCGCTGATCGCGGCGATCTACGGCGTCTGGCGGCCGAGCGATCTCGGTCCGATCATGAAGTCGACGATCCGGGAATCGACCATGCTGATGATGATCATCGGCATGTCACTGCTCTATTCCTACGTGATGAGCTATCTTCACATCTCGCAATCGGCCGCCGAATCCGTCGTCGCGATGCATCTGCCGCGCTGGGGTCTGCTGTTCGCGATCCTCGTCATGGTCGTCGTGCTCGGCTTCTTCCTGCCGCCGGTTTCGATCATCCTGATGACCGCACCGATCATCCTGCCGCCCTTACGGGCCGCCAATTTCGACATCATCTGGTTCGGCGTGGTCATGACCATCGTGATGGAGATGGGGTTGATCCACCCGCCGGTCGGCCTCAACATCTTCGTCATCCGCAACGTCGCGCCAGACATTTCGCTGAGCGAAGTGATCTGGGGCACGCTGCCCTTCGTGCTGCTGATGATGGCCGCGGTGCTGCTGCTGTGTCTGGTGCCGGGGATCTCGACCGCGCTGCCGGATCTGGTGATGGGGCCGGACGGGAGCAGGTAG
- a CDS encoding TRAP transporter small permease yields MSHGPLRDRDDRTNAAASTGLAAALDRGLAILNRIIVAFAAVALVAACAILSYSVLSRALFKAANYWQDEAAVFLLVGATFMTAAYVQQNRGHIGIEAFVGLLSPLANRIRLWFVDVVTLLFCTFFAWKSWTLAHEAYVDGQVSNSMWSPPLAIPYSLMALGMSLLCLQILLQLALPFAGARRS; encoded by the coding sequence ATGAGCCACGGTCCGCTACGGGATCGTGACGACCGGACGAATGCCGCTGCAAGCACGGGCCTTGCGGCGGCGCTCGATCGTGGCCTCGCCATCCTCAACCGCATCATCGTCGCGTTCGCAGCGGTCGCGCTCGTGGCGGCCTGCGCGATCCTGAGCTACAGCGTGCTCAGCCGCGCCTTGTTCAAGGCCGCCAATTACTGGCAAGACGAGGCGGCCGTATTCCTGCTGGTCGGCGCCACCTTCATGACGGCGGCCTATGTGCAGCAGAACCGCGGCCATATCGGCATCGAGGCTTTCGTCGGTCTGCTCTCGCCGCTGGCGAACAGGATCAGGCTCTGGTTCGTCGACGTCGTGACGCTGCTGTTCTGCACCTTCTTCGCCTGGAAATCCTGGACACTGGCGCATGAGGCTTACGTCGACGGCCAGGTCTCGAACTCGATGTGGTCGCCGCCGCTCGCCATCCCCTATTCTCTGATGGCGCTCGGCATGAGCCTGCTCTGCCTCCAGATCCTCCTGCAGCTGGCGCTGCCTTTCGCAGGAGCCAGGCGTTCATGA
- a CDS encoding DUF2171 domain-containing protein, whose product MSEIREHMKIIGKDGVHVGTVDRVEGHRIKLTRKDSPEGHKDHHHYIDRKYVGAVEGDIVKLSMNADAVPKTEAA is encoded by the coding sequence ATGTCCGAAATCAGGGAACACATGAAAATCATCGGCAAGGACGGCGTGCATGTCGGTACCGTCGACCGCGTCGAGGGACATCGCATCAAGCTGACCCGGAAGGACAGTCCGGAAGGTCATAAGGACCATCATCACTACATCGACAGGAAATATGTCGGCGCCGTCGAGGGCGACATCGTCAAGCTTTCGATGAATGCCGATGCCGTGCCAAAGACGGAAGCTGCCTGA
- a CDS encoding DUF6481 family protein: MSGFREPGFSDRQKAAQEARKNLLNKFKSQPGPDDPAVAAKRAEREALAAKRAEAKATREAEKAEQKRISEEAAAAEAERLAREAEEAVAKLAEQEAEQKAKRDARYAARKAKRK, from the coding sequence ATGAGTGGATTCAGGGAACCAGGCTTCTCCGACCGGCAAAAGGCCGCGCAGGAAGCACGCAAAAATCTTTTGAACAAGTTCAAATCACAGCCCGGGCCGGACGATCCCGCGGTCGCGGCGAAGCGTGCCGAGCGCGAGGCCCTCGCGGCCAAGCGCGCCGAGGCAAAGGCGACCCGTGAGGCCGAAAAGGCGGAGCAGAAGCGCATCTCGGAAGAAGCTGCCGCTGCGGAAGCCGAGCGGCTCGCCCGCGAAGCGGAAGAAGCGGTAGCCAAGCTGGCTGAGCAGGAGGCCGAGCAAAAGGCCAAGCGCGACGCTCGCTATGCCGCTCGCAAGGCCAAGCGGAAGTAA
- a CDS encoding pentapeptide MXKDX repeat protein has translation MTIRTRIVLGVSAAALSLGLALSPAAFAQDKMGKDDGMKKDTMSKDGMKKDTMSKDGMKKDDHMSKDGMKKDDGMKKN, from the coding sequence ATGACCATTCGCACCCGCATCGTGCTCGGCGTCTCGGCTGCCGCCCTCTCGCTTGGCCTGGCGCTGTCGCCGGCCGCCTTTGCCCAGGACAAGATGGGCAAGGACGACGGCATGAAGAAGGACACGATGTCCAAGGACGGCATGAAGAAGGACACCATGTCCAAGGACGGCATGAAGAAAGACGACCACATGTCCAAGGACGGCATGAAGAAAGATGACGGCATGAAGAAGAACTGA
- a CDS encoding alpha-2-macroglobulin: MIGLIRAVTLCATLAFGLAAAQGADKAFRRDDLADSAIKLEAQIKGEAGPVAKTGASLRTDADAAFRRNDFRTGLSVLGQIAATAPEDAGNWLRLAKVIFQITPKSSSEQTFLLERASTAAYIAYQRAANPGEEADALAVLGKSLAERKLWRPALDALRLSLDMREVADVRGQYEKLRDEHGFRLLDYTVDSDSASPRACFQFSEELAKRTDFAPYLALAGQDKPALSAEGKQLCVDGLTHGERYNINLRAGLPSTVKEGLPKSAEFNVYVRDRKPFVRFTSRAYVLPRTGQRGIPVVSVNTPAVTVNVFRIGDRNLINTVVDSDFQKTLSKYQLTDLGSERGVKVWSGELATAMTLNRDVTTAFPVDQALGELQPGIYVMTAAAKGPGNDDDYQLATQWFIVSDLGVSAYSGNDGIHVFVNSLASTDPVGKAEVRLVARNNEILATRKTDDAGHVLFEAGLARGEGGLSPAMLTVTGEKADYAFLSLKTGAFDLSDRGVAGRAMPVGADAFVYAERGVYRSSETVYLTSLLRDGQGNAVTGGPLTLVVERPDGVEYRRAQLADQGAGGRTLAVPLNSAVPTGTWRVRAFTDPKGSSVGETTFMVEDYVPDRIEFDLSAKDKLIKANTPVELKADGHFLYGAPASGLQLEGDLLVAPASERPGFAGYQFGVDDEQTTSNERTPLENLPEADANGVATFPVTLEKQPASTRPQEAQIFVRMVETGGRAVERKLVLPVAPATALIGIKPLFADKNLAEGDKAEFDIVFVSPEGKTLPRDGLRYELLKMESRYQWYRQNNYWEYEPVKSTSRVADGDVTIAADKPSRISLAPQPGRYRLDVKSNDADGPVTSVQFDVGWYSDGSADTPDLLETSIDKPQYSSGDTMTVSVNVRTAGKLTVNVLGDRLLTTQTIDVKEGTAQVKLPVGRDWGTGAYVVATLRRPLDAAAQRMPGRAIGLKWFGIDKQARTLQVKLTPPALIRPNSTLKIPVKLDGLNPGEDAKIVVAAVDVGILNLTNYQPPAPDDYYLGQRRLSAEIRDLYGQLIDGMSGTRGQIKSGGDAGAAELQGSPPAQKPLALYSGIVTVGADGIAEVSFDIPEFAGTARVMAVAWTATKLGRANTDVVIRDPVVLTTTLPRFLLNGDHGTVNLEIDNVEGQAGDYVINVKTGGPVKMTGNPATTVNLAAKQRNSFALAVDATAAGPATLDVDIKGPNGLALARHYAFDVKAATQVLARRSIRTLAKGESLTLTSDMFSDLVPGTGSVSVSASLSTALDAATILKALDRYPYGCSEQITSRAMPLLYVNDLAAGAHLAMDTEVDQRIRDAIERLLARQGSNGSFGLWSAGGDDAWLDAYVTDFLTRAREKGFVVPDILFKTALDRIRNSVVNGNEPEKDGGRDLAYGLYVLARNGAAPIGDLRYLADTKLNNLATPIAKSQLAAALALVGDRNRAERVYGAALDSLAPKPVLEFGRTDYGSQLRDAAALVSLASEGNAPKATLTQAVLRVETARGLTPYTSTQENAWLVLAARALAKENMSIDVDGQPVKTALYRSYKADTLSGKPLKITNTGDAPVQAVISVSGSPVTPEPAASNGFKIERNYFTLDGKPADISKVKQNDRFAVVLKITEAKPEYGHIMVSDYLPAGLEIDNPKLVSSGDSGTLDWIEDGQEPVDTEFRDDRFTAAVDRASDSKAVFTVAYVVRVVSPGKYVLPQAYVEDMYNPSRYGRTGTGNVEVRAAK, from the coding sequence ATGATCGGTCTGATCCGCGCCGTCACACTCTGCGCCACGCTGGCGTTCGGCCTTGCGGCCGCGCAAGGAGCGGACAAGGCCTTCAGGCGCGACGATCTCGCCGATTCCGCGATCAAGCTCGAGGCGCAGATCAAGGGCGAGGCGGGGCCGGTCGCCAAGACCGGAGCGAGCTTGCGCACGGACGCCGATGCCGCCTTCAGGCGCAATGATTTCCGCACCGGGCTTTCGGTTCTCGGCCAGATCGCCGCGACCGCGCCGGAGGACGCCGGCAACTGGCTGCGGCTCGCCAAGGTCATCTTCCAGATCACGCCGAAGAGCTCGAGCGAGCAGACCTTCCTGCTGGAGCGCGCCTCCACCGCCGCCTACATCGCCTACCAGCGCGCCGCCAATCCGGGCGAGGAGGCCGACGCGCTCGCCGTGCTCGGCAAGTCGCTCGCCGAACGCAAGCTGTGGCGTCCGGCGCTGGATGCGTTGCGGCTGTCGCTTGACATGCGCGAGGTCGCCGACGTCCGAGGCCAGTATGAGAAGCTGCGCGACGAGCACGGTTTCCGGCTGCTTGACTATACCGTGGACTCGGACTCGGCCAGTCCGCGCGCGTGCTTCCAGTTCTCGGAAGAGCTCGCCAAGCGCACCGACTTCGCGCCATACCTCGCGCTTGCCGGCCAGGACAAGCCGGCATTGTCGGCCGAGGGCAAGCAGCTCTGCGTCGACGGGCTGACGCACGGCGAGCGCTACAACATCAATCTGCGCGCCGGCCTGCCCTCGACCGTGAAGGAGGGCCTGCCGAAATCGGCCGAGTTCAACGTCTACGTCCGCGACCGCAAGCCGTTCGTGCGTTTCACCAGCCGCGCTTACGTGCTGCCGCGCACCGGTCAGCGCGGCATTCCCGTGGTCAGCGTCAACACGCCCGCGGTTACCGTCAACGTGTTCCGGATCGGCGACCGCAATTTGATCAACACGGTGGTCGACAGTGACTTCCAGAAGACGCTGTCGAAATACCAGCTCACCGATTTGGGCAGCGAGCGCGGCGTCAAAGTCTGGTCCGGCGAGCTTGCGACCGCGATGACGCTGAATCGGGACGTCACCACCGCATTCCCGGTCGACCAGGCGCTCGGCGAACTCCAGCCCGGCATCTATGTGATGACGGCGGCCGCCAAGGGCCCGGGTAACGACGACGACTACCAGCTCGCGACCCAATGGTTCATCGTCTCCGATCTCGGCGTAAGCGCTTATTCCGGCAATGACGGAATCCATGTCTTCGTCAACTCGCTGGCCTCGACCGATCCGGTCGGCAAAGCCGAGGTGCGGCTGGTCGCCCGCAACAACGAGATTTTGGCGACCCGCAAGACCGATGATGCCGGCCATGTGCTGTTCGAGGCGGGGCTGGCGCGCGGCGAGGGCGGCTTGTCGCCGGCGATGCTCACGGTCACGGGTGAAAAGGCCGACTACGCTTTCCTCAGCCTGAAAACAGGCGCCTTCGACCTGTCCGACCGCGGCGTCGCGGGCCGGGCGATGCCTGTTGGTGCCGACGCCTTCGTCTATGCCGAGCGCGGCGTCTATCGCTCCAGCGAGACCGTCTATCTCACCTCGCTGTTGCGCGACGGGCAGGGCAATGCCGTCACCGGCGGCCCGCTGACCCTGGTGGTCGAGCGCCCCGACGGCGTCGAATACCGCCGTGCTCAGCTCGCCGACCAGGGCGCCGGCGGTCGCACGCTGGCCGTGCCGCTCAACTCCGCCGTCCCGACCGGGACGTGGCGGGTGCGCGCCTTCACCGATCCCAAGGGCTCCTCGGTCGGCGAGACCACCTTCATGGTCGAGGACTACGTCCCCGACCGGATCGAATTCGACTTATCCGCCAAGGACAAGCTGATCAAAGCTAACACTCCTGTGGAGCTTAAGGCGGACGGCCATTTCCTCTATGGCGCGCCGGCCTCGGGTCTCCAGCTCGAGGGCGATTTGCTGGTCGCGCCCGCATCCGAGCGGCCTGGCTTTGCCGGCTACCAGTTCGGCGTCGATGACGAGCAGACCACCTCGAACGAGCGTACGCCGCTGGAGAACCTGCCTGAGGCCGATGCCAATGGTGTTGCGACTTTCCCGGTGACGCTGGAGAAGCAGCCGGCCTCGACCCGTCCGCAGGAGGCGCAGATCTTCGTCCGCATGGTCGAGACGGGGGGGCGCGCCGTCGAGCGCAAGCTGGTGCTGCCGGTCGCGCCCGCGACCGCCCTGATCGGCATCAAGCCGCTATTCGCTGACAAGAACCTCGCGGAAGGCGACAAGGCTGAGTTCGACATCGTGTTCGTCTCGCCCGAGGGCAAGACGCTTCCCCGCGATGGCCTGCGCTACGAGCTCCTGAAGATGGAGTCGCGCTATCAATGGTATCGCCAGAACAATTACTGGGAGTACGAACCGGTCAAATCGACTTCGCGCGTCGCCGACGGCGACGTCACCATCGCCGCCGATAAGCCTTCGCGGATTTCGCTCGCGCCCCAGCCCGGCCGCTACCGGCTCGACGTGAAATCGAACGACGCCGACGGCCCGGTGACTTCGGTGCAGTTCGACGTCGGCTGGTATTCCGACGGCAGCGCCGACACGCCTGACCTGCTGGAGACCTCGATCGACAAGCCGCAATATTCCTCCGGCGATACCATGACGGTCTCGGTCAATGTCCGCACCGCCGGCAAGCTCACCGTCAACGTGCTCGGCGACCGCCTGCTGACGACGCAGACCATCGACGTCAAAGAAGGCACCGCGCAGGTAAAGCTCCCGGTCGGCAGGGACTGGGGCACCGGCGCCTATGTGGTGGCGACGCTGCGCCGTCCGCTCGATGCGGCCGCCCAGCGCATGCCCGGCCGTGCGATCGGCCTGAAATGGTTCGGCATCGACAAGCAGGCCCGCACGCTCCAGGTCAAGCTGACGCCGCCGGCGCTGATCCGGCCGAACTCGACCTTGAAGATCCCGGTCAAGCTCGACGGGCTCAATCCGGGCGAGGACGCCAAAATTGTCGTTGCCGCGGTCGATGTCGGCATCCTCAACCTCACCAATTACCAGCCGCCGGCGCCGGACGATTACTATCTCGGCCAGCGCCGCCTGAGCGCGGAGATCCGCGACCTCTATGGGCAGCTCATCGACGGCATGTCGGGCACGCGCGGCCAGATCAAGTCCGGCGGCGACGCAGGCGCTGCCGAGCTCCAGGGCTCGCCGCCCGCGCAGAAGCCGCTCGCGCTCTATTCCGGCATCGTCACGGTGGGCGCCGACGGCATTGCCGAGGTGAGCTTCGACATTCCGGAGTTCGCCGGTACGGCGCGCGTCATGGCGGTGGCGTGGACCGCCACGAAACTCGGCCGCGCCAACACCGATGTCGTAATCCGCGATCCCGTGGTCCTGACCACGACCCTGCCGCGCTTCCTGCTCAATGGCGACCACGGCACGGTCAACCTCGAGATCGACAATGTCGAGGGCCAGGCCGGCGACTACGTCATCAACGTCAAGACGGGCGGTCCGGTGAAGATGACCGGCAATCCCGCAACCACCGTCAACCTCGCCGCCAAGCAGCGCAATTCGTTCGCGCTCGCGGTCGATGCGACCGCAGCGGGGCCGGCAACGCTCGACGTCGACATCAAGGGACCGAATGGCCTTGCGCTGGCGCGTCACTATGCATTCGACGTGAAAGCGGCGACGCAAGTGCTGGCGCGGCGCTCGATCCGGACGCTGGCGAAGGGCGAAAGCTTGACGCTGACCTCGGACATGTTCTCCGACCTCGTGCCGGGCACCGGCAGCGTCTCGGTCTCGGCGAGCCTGTCGACCGCGCTCGATGCGGCGACGATCCTCAAGGCGCTCGATCGCTATCCTTATGGCTGCTCGGAGCAGATCACGAGCCGTGCCATGCCGCTGCTCTATGTCAACGACCTCGCGGCCGGGGCGCATCTCGCCATGGATACCGAAGTCGATCAGCGCATCCGCGACGCCATCGAGCGGCTCTTGGCGCGCCAGGGCTCGAACGGCTCGTTCGGCCTGTGGTCGGCGGGCGGCGACGATGCCTGGCTCGATGCCTACGTGACCGACTTCCTCACCCGCGCCCGCGAAAAGGGCTTTGTGGTGCCGGATATCCTGTTCAAGACCGCACTCGATCGCATCCGCAACTCCGTCGTCAACGGCAACGAGCCGGAGAAGGACGGTGGCCGCGATCTTGCCTATGGCCTCTACGTGCTCGCACGTAACGGCGCGGCGCCGATCGGCGATCTCCGCTATCTCGCCGACACCAAGCTGAACAACCTGGCGACGCCGATCGCCAAATCTCAGCTCGCGGCGGCGCTGGCTCTGGTCGGCGACCGTAACCGCGCGGAACGGGTCTATGGCGCAGCGCTCGATAGTCTTGCGCCAAAACCGGTGCTGGAGTTCGGCCGCACCGACTACGGCTCGCAGCTTCGCGATGCCGCAGCACTCGTCTCGCTCGCGAGCGAAGGTAACGCGCCGAAGGCGACGCTGACGCAAGCGGTGTTGCGGGTCGAGACCGCGCGCGGGCTCACGCCCTACACCTCTACGCAGGAGAATGCGTGGCTGGTGCTAGCGGCACGGGCGTTGGCGAAGGAGAATATGTCGATCGATGTCGACGGCCAGCCGGTCAAGACCGCGCTCTACCGCAGCTACAAGGCGGACACGCTGAGCGGCAAGCCGCTGAAGATCACCAACACCGGCGATGCGCCGGTTCAGGCGGTGATCTCGGTGTCGGGTTCGCCGGTGACGCCGGAGCCGGCGGCGTCGAACGGCTTCAAGATCGAGCGCAACTACTTCACGCTCGACGGCAAGCCGGCCGACATCAGCAAGGTCAAGCAGAACGATCGCTTCGCCGTGGTGTTGAAGATTACAGAGGCGAAGCCCGAATACGGCCACATCATGGTGTCCGACTATCTGCCGGCGGGACTGGAGATCGACAATCCCAAACTGGTGTCGTCGGGCGACAGTGGCACGCTGGACTGGATCGAGGACGGCCAGGAGCCGGTGGATACCGAGTTCCGCGATGACCGCTTCACCGCGGCCGTCGACCGTGCCTCGGATTCCAAGGCGGTGTTCACAGTGGCCTATGTCGTGCGTGTGGTGTCGCCCGGCAAATACGTGCTGCCGCAGGCCTATGTCGAGGACATGTACAATCCCTCGCGTTATGGCCGCACCGGCACGGGCAATGTCGAGGTGCGGGCGGCGAAGTGA
- the dctP gene encoding TRAP transporter substrate-binding protein DctP, whose translation MFTRRHLIATAVAAPAILRFGIGTAHAATTLKISHQFPGGTIDKGDFRDRLCRMFAAEVSKRSNGDIAAEIYPNSSLIKTNAQFSAMRKGALDISLYPMPYAGGELPETNIGLMPGLVTTYDQGTRWKKEPVGKALTDFLADKGIILLSWVWQAGGVASRSKAIVAPEDAKGMKVRGGSREMDMVLQTAGASVLSVPSNEIYAAMQTGACDAGITSSTSLISFRLEEVARSLTSGAGASYWFMLEPLMMSKAIFDKLPKNQQDILVAVGAELEAFGRKGAQDDDVEVAKVYEKAGAKVSVLDAATVGKWRDIARDTAWKDYGAKTATAANLLKLASDVAA comes from the coding sequence ATGTTCACGCGCCGCCACCTGATCGCGACCGCCGTCGCTGCACCCGCCATTCTCCGCTTCGGTATCGGCACCGCGCATGCCGCGACCACGCTGAAGATCTCGCACCAATTCCCCGGCGGCACCATCGACAAAGGCGATTTCCGCGACCGGCTCTGCCGCATGTTCGCAGCCGAAGTCAGTAAGCGCAGCAATGGCGACATCGCTGCCGAGATCTATCCGAACTCCTCGCTGATCAAGACCAACGCGCAGTTCTCCGCGATGCGCAAGGGCGCGCTCGACATCTCGCTGTATCCGATGCCCTATGCCGGCGGAGAATTGCCCGAAACCAATATCGGCCTGATGCCGGGCCTCGTCACCACTTACGACCAGGGCACGCGCTGGAAGAAGGAGCCCGTCGGCAAGGCGCTGACGGACTTCCTCGCCGACAAGGGCATCATCCTGCTCTCCTGGGTCTGGCAGGCCGGTGGCGTCGCCAGCCGCTCCAAGGCGATCGTCGCGCCGGAAGATGCCAAAGGCATGAAGGTGCGCGGCGGCTCGCGCGAGATGGACATGGTGCTGCAGACCGCCGGCGCCTCGGTGCTGTCGGTGCCCTCGAACGAGATCTACGCGGCGATGCAGACCGGCGCGTGCGATGCCGGCATCACCTCCTCCACCAGCCTGATCTCGTTCCGCCTCGAAGAAGTCGCGAGGTCGCTGACCTCGGGCGCCGGCGCGTCCTACTGGTTCATGCTCGAGCCGCTGATGATGTCGAAGGCGATCTTCGACAAGTTGCCGAAGAACCAGCAGGACATCCTGGTCGCCGTCGGTGCGGAGCTCGAAGCCTTCGGCCGCAAGGGCGCGCAGGATGACGATGTCGAGGTTGCCAAGGTCTACGAGAAGGCCGGCGCAAAAGTCTCGGTGCTCGATGCCGCGACCGTCGGCAAGTGGCGCGACATCGCCCGCGATACCGCGTGGAAGGATTACGGCGCCAAGACCGCAACCGCCGCGAACCTGCTCAAGCTCGCCTCCGACGTCGCTGCATGA
- a CDS encoding hydroxymethylglutaryl-CoA lyase yields the protein MSDPVRIIEMGPRDGLQNEKIPVSVEARIAFIEALVAAGLHTVEVGAFVSPKAIPQMASSDAVLRGVSHLTGAEFHVLVPNEKGYDAARAAGAKVVSVFAAASEGFSRANINCTVAESIERFRPVLARAKADGVPVRGYISCVLGCPFDGEIKPSAVADLANTLWDLGCYEISLGDTIGVGTPAKAKEMLRAVAANIPAAKLAMHFHDTYGQALANLYAGLEEGVRIIDAAAGGLGGCPYAPGATGNVATEDVVYMLEGMGVRTGIDMDKLVAATNEMSRLLGKPPVGRVASALNAKRKRTS from the coding sequence ATGAGCGATCCCGTCCGGATCATCGAGATGGGGCCGCGCGACGGCCTCCAGAACGAGAAGATTCCCGTCAGCGTCGAGGCCCGCATCGCCTTTATCGAGGCGCTGGTCGCGGCCGGGCTGCACACCGTCGAGGTCGGCGCCTTCGTCTCGCCCAAGGCGATCCCGCAGATGGCGAGTTCGGACGCCGTGCTGCGCGGCGTGAGCCATTTGACCGGCGCCGAATTCCACGTGCTGGTGCCGAACGAAAAGGGCTATGACGCGGCACGCGCGGCGGGCGCGAAAGTGGTGTCCGTGTTTGCCGCGGCCTCCGAGGGCTTTTCGCGTGCCAACATCAACTGCACGGTGGCGGAGTCCATCGAGCGGTTCAGGCCTGTGCTCGCGCGCGCCAAGGCCGACGGCGTGCCGGTGCGCGGCTATATCTCCTGCGTGCTCGGCTGTCCCTTCGACGGCGAGATCAAGCCCAGCGCAGTCGCCGATCTCGCCAACACGCTGTGGGACCTCGGCTGCTACGAAATCTCGCTCGGCGACACCATCGGCGTCGGCACACCGGCCAAAGCGAAGGAGATGCTGCGCGCGGTGGCAGCCAACATCCCTGCCGCAAAACTCGCGATGCATTTCCACGACACCTACGGTCAGGCGCTCGCCAATCTCTATGCCGGCCTGGAGGAGGGCGTCCGCATCATCGATGCCGCCGCCGGCGGCCTCGGCGGTTGTCCCTACGCGCCGGGCGCTACGGGCAACGTCGCGACCGAGGATGTCGTCTACATGCTCGAGGGCATGGGCGTCAGGACCGGGATCGACATGGACAAGCTGGTGGCGGCGACGAACGAGATGAGCCGCTTGCTCGGCAAGCCGCCGGTGGGCCGCGTGGCATCCGCGCTGAACGCGAAGAGGAAGCGCACTTCGTAG